Below is a genomic region from Erigeron canadensis isolate Cc75 chromosome 7, C_canadensis_v1, whole genome shotgun sequence.
tcattatatcattattatgaGTACTTACTAAATTAAACAGCAACATAAACTTTGTGATTTGTCATTTCTATAAGCCTTTTCTATGTTGTTTTGAActtatgaaaattttatttatgagtttaagttttattcatattttagTTTCTTAGATAATATAGACTATCAAGAGTTAATCAACCAAGTTTTCTATGAAAAATGTTAGGAGAATTACTCGAATTTTTGGCTAGTTATTACGATATGTTAATTCAATAGTATGATTTGcattttctttagttttttgaATAATAACTTTTgctagatatattgatatgacaTGCATATATCGTCGTTTTTAAATATTAGTTTGTAAAAAATAGTTTGTTGTGTTTAGCCTATGGGTCATTTTTTTGCGCTCGACCAAGACCCATAAATCTTCAGAGACGGCCCTGAATATATTGAAATCTAAGCGAAAAGTTTGCAGTTTTATGCCTATATGTATCAAAATGAAACTGTCTTCAATTTATTCCATGAGTTGCTACAAAATAAGGCCGAAGATATAATCATAGCAAATGACAAGCAACTACAACACGCGAGGAGTGGCTACAAGTAGTAAAGGTGACTTCCTATGAGTCGTAAGCCCGGTGATCTCTGTCATGTCTAACTCTTCTCCTCGTTTTCCATCCGGCAATGACAAATCATATTTATACACTAAATTTGCTATAGCAAGCTCATTAACCGCTATAGCAAATTGAATCCCCGGACACCCTCTTCTGCCAGAACCAAACGGAATAAACTGATAATGGAACCCTTTATAGTCAATTGAACTGTTCAAAAACCTTTCGGGTTTAAACTCATCTGGATCATTCCATTGCGAAGGATCTCTTCCTAGCGCCCAAGCGTTAATAACCACTCGTGTACCTATTGGAATGTCATACCCCATAAGTTTGACATCTTTAATGGATTCTCTTTGAACAAGTAGTGGGAGTGGAATATGGATCCTTAGGGTCTCTTTGATTACGGCCTTTAGGTACTTCATTTTGTCTAAATCCTCCTCAATAATCATGGGTCGCCCATTTGCTATTGCTGTTACTTCTTGTTGTAGTTTTTTCATTACTTGCGGATGTTTTACTAGCTCGCTTACTGCCCATTCTATATTTGTGGATGTTGTATCTGTTCCAGCCGCGAAAACATCCTACAAGACATACAAATCTTACAGATTAATTGTTAGATTAAAAAGCAAAAGTAAATATGTAGAATGCTAGtctttgtatctatataaacattCATGTTCTGTATAAAATGTATATGAAAACAGAAACTTTGGGGGACAGGATCCTCCCCTGACCCTTCATATATGTTCTTACCAATATGACAGCTTTAATTGTATCTTTGTCCACTACAAAGCTACCTGTTTTTTCTCTTTGAACATCAAGCAAAATGTCAACTAAATCTTGGCCATCATATTCATCATCTCCATGATCACCAACATTATGGGCCAttctgtttttatttatatgttcttCAAGAACACCCTCAAGAAGCTCATCAAATTCTTTCGCGACTTCATTTGTCATTCGTTGTAAACCATTATAATGATCCAACCATGACAACCATGGAATATAACTCCCTGCACTAAGAACCCCCAAAATATCCATTAACTTTTCCAACAAGTTCTTAAACTTTAACCCGCGATACGTTTTTCCTAAGGCCACCCTACAAACTACACTATTTGTAAGTGAAACAAACAAGTCACTTAAATTAACCAAAGAGCCACAACTTTCCTCAATCTTACTAATCATATAATCCGTCTCTTCTTCTCTTACTTTTCGAAACGATTGAACTCGTTTATTGCTTAAGAGTTGGAGCACTGCAATGCTCTTCATTTGTCTCCAATGTTCCCCATAAGGACAAAAGGCTATGTCTTTAGAGCCATACAAGATTGTGTTAGCAACTTTTAATATGGGTCTATTGCAAAAGGCTAAATCatgagtttttaaaattttttgagcTATTTCAGTTGAGGATGCTACAAGCATTGGCACACTACCTAAATGGACCAGTATAACTGGACCATGTTTCTTAGCCATCTCTAGGAGAGCCCGGTGCGGGCTCGAGCCTAATTGATGGAGGTTTCCAATTAATGGGAGTTTTGGTGGACCTGGTGGTGagtttttgttgtttcttctAAAATAAGATGAAATACATTTTAAGAATATGGAAATGATAATGATAGAAACAGGAAAAACAAAGGAAGTTTGTATGGAGTACATAGTTGTATAACGTTCCTTTTTCTTAAAATGGTTAAATTGCATTGTCTATTGTAAGTTATACATAGggcgtgtatatatataggtgttaAATTTTTCCCCCCATCTTTACACATCATTATCTTGTTGATGCAAAATCTTTGTAAAATTGATGGAGGATGGAAGTAGGGTCGGGTATTGATACAGGAGTAGAGGGTTGTCTCTTAAGATTTATGAATCTAAGACGAGcgtaaaaaaaaatccataaactAAGcgtaacaaattatattatatatactaaccTTTAAAAACGACAATAAATGTTAGATCAACAAAATTTATTGTtcaaaaaagttcaaaaaaaaacaatgtaaAGTTATACTATTGAAACAAAATATCGTAATACCTAGCTGAGGATTCGAGTAGTCCTCTTAGCATTCTTTTTTATATGGCCTTAACGgtattatttaacttttacaTGATTATTAAATTTAGAATGAACTTAGTTAATTATCATATATAgatctataaattttaatataaatgcatTAGAAAAATTGGGTCCTCTAAAAAATCAGCCCATAAAACCGGCCTTGAAACAAGTTTGGATAAGTTGCATTTGGAGACAAAAGTCAAGAATTCTATCCTCATGCTTTGTAAAGC
It encodes:
- the LOC122608250 gene encoding cytochrome P450 Tp4149-like is translated as MYSIQTSFVFPVSIIIISIFLKCISSYFRRNNKNSPPGPPKLPLIGNLHQLGSSPHRALLEMAKKHGPVILVHLGSVPMLVASSTEIAQKILKTHDLAFCNRPILKVANTILYGSKDIAFCPYGEHWRQMKSIAVLQLLSNKRVQSFRKVREEETDYMISKIEESCGSLVNLSDLFVSLTNSVVCRVALGKTYRGLKFKNLLEKLMDILGVLSAGSYIPWLSWLDHYNGLQRMTNEVAKEFDELLEGVLEEHINKNRMAHNVGDHGDDEYDGQDLVDILLDVQREKTGSFVVDKDTIKAVILDVFAAGTDTTSTNIEWAVSELVKHPQVMKKLQQEVTAIANGRPMIIEEDLDKMKYLKAVIKETLRIHIPLPLLVQRESIKDVKLMGYDIPIGTRVVINAWALGRDPSQWNDPDEFKPERFLNSSIDYKGFHYQFIPFGSGRRGCPGIQFAIAVNELAIANLVYKYDLSLPDGKRGEELDMTEITGLTTHRKSPLLLVATPRVL